The following are from one region of the Coffea eugenioides isolate CCC68of chromosome 2, Ceug_1.0, whole genome shotgun sequence genome:
- the LOC113759743 gene encoding zinc finger BED domain-containing protein RICESLEEPER 2-like, translated as MDKFAEDVSSQLGRTGANSTSPMNIIDTEGGNDNEKELEYSLGDEELGSEEEQLEGDTQAPVQRSNQDAIEGDTLDAFNKKKRARKSEAWDDFEDVEVGPQKKIYSECKHCQSRFKKTKIGTTSSLLRHRKNCPKRLEKLKIIEAHQQKLNFPATDSSSNAHSLLHTGKFDMAAMRQSAAEWVLMHEHPFSIVKEDGFNLMMKKGMPEWQKISRTTNKKDCLSVYEREKQKLKHLLSKVKKISLTTDLWKSKNQKIEYMVITGHWIDSQWRLQKRVLNFVHVPPPRPGIGIADAIYKCMLDWGIESKIYTVSVDNVSNNDTALRCLKDTFSTNKCLLAKGKLFHVRCCAHILNLMVQDGLSEIEEISHDIRASVEFVNKTEGRRLIFGEIVHQLRLPERVLIYDCKTRWNSTYEMLACALMFNEVFSRFKDREPSYTFCPSTED; from the coding sequence ATGGATAAGTTTGCCGAAGATGTGTCTTCACAGCTAGGTAGGACTGGTGCAAATTCCACTAGTCCTATGAATATCATTGATACAGAGGGTGGAAATGACAACGAGAAAGAGTTGGAATACTCTCTTGGCGATGAAGAATTAGGAAGCGAAGAGGAGCAATTAGAAGGTGATACACAAGCACCTGTTCAAAGATCAAACCAAGATGCTATTGAAGGTGATACTTTAGACGCTTTTAATAAGAAAAAGAGAGCCAGAAAATCTGAAGCATGGGATGATTTCGAAGATGTGGAAGTTGGGCCTCAGAAGAAAATTTACTCAGAGTGTAAGCATTGCCAGTCTAGATTCAAAAAGACGAAGATCGGTACAACTTCAAGTTTATTAAGGCATCGGAAAAATTGTCCAAAACGATTGGAGAAGCTCAAAATAATAGAGGCACACCAACAAAAACTCAATTTTCCAGCCACTGATTCTAGCTCAAATGCTCATTCCCTCCTTCATACTGGCAAGTTTGACATGGCTGCCATGAGACAAAGCGCAGCTGAGTGGGTGCTTATGCATGAGCATCCCTTTTCAATTGTGAAGGAAGATGGCTTCAACTTAATGATGAAAAAGGGGATGCCTGAATGGCAAAAAATCAGTCGGACTACCAACAAGAAAGATTGTCTTTCTGTGTATGAGAGAGAAAAGCAGAAATTGAAGCATTTGTTAAGTAAAGTCAAGAAAATCAGCTTGACCACAGACCTTTGGAAGTCCAAGAACCAAAAAATTGAATACATGGTTATAACTGGACATTGGATTGACAGCCAGTGGAGATTACAAAAACGGGTTCTCAACTTTGTGCATGTTCCCCCTCCACGTCCGGGCATTGGCATTGCAGATGCTATTTACAAATGCATGTTGGATTGGGGCATTGAAAGCAAAATTTATACAGTGTCAGTTGATAACGTGTCAAATAATGACACCGCACTACGATGTTTGAAGGACACCTTCTCGACAAACAAGTGCTTGTTGGCCAAAGGAAAGTTATTCCATGTGAGATGTTGTGCTCACATACTTAACCTGATGGTTCAAGATGGCCTTAGTGAAATTGAAGAAATAAGTCATGACATAAGGGCAAGTGTAGAGTTTGTAAACAAAACTGAAGGGAGACGATTGATCTTTGGTGAAATTGTACACCAGCTACGATTGCCTGAAAGAGTGCTGATTTATGACTGCAAAACAAGGTGGAATTCGACCTATGAGATGCTAGCTTGTGCTCTCATGTTCAATGAGGTGTTTTCGAGATTCAAAGACAGAGAGCCAAGCTATACTTTCTGTCCTTCCACAGAAGATTAG